The Gemmatimonadota bacterium genomic sequence CGCTCGAACTCTTCAAGCCGTTCATCATCCACAAGCTCGTGGAGAAGGGCATCGCGGAGACGGTGAAGCGCGCCAAGAAGATCGTGGAGCGCGAGAGCCCCGAGGTCTACGAGATCCTGGAAGAGATCATCAAGGACCATCCGGTGCTGCTGAACCGCGCGCCCACGTTGCACCGCCTCGGCATCCAGGCGTTCGAGCCGGTGCTCGTGGAGGGCAAAGCCATCCGTATCCACCCGCTCGTCTGCGCGGCGTTCAACGCCGACTTCGACGGTGACCAGATGGCCGTGCACGTGCCGTTGTCGTTCGAGGCCCAGCTGGAGGCACGCCTCCTCATGATCTCCTCGAACAACATCCTCAAGCCGTCCGACGGGCGCCCGATCGCCGAGCCGTCCCAGGACATCGTGCTGGGATGCTACGTCGCGACCAAGGCCTCCCAGGAACTGGAGAAGATCCAGAAGGACCCCAAGGCGCAGGTGGGCCTCAAGTCCTTCGGCACGGCGGGCCAGGTAGAGATGGCGCTCGCCAATTACCGCGTCGGGTACCACACGGCGATTCGCTACTTCGCCCTGTCCAAGGGCGAGTCGTCGTGGATCATCACGACACCTGGACGCGTGTTGTTCAACGCGATCGTGCCGCCGGAAGTGGGTTTCCAGAATCGCGAGATGAAGAAGAAGGCGCTCGGGGAGCTGGCCTTCGAGACGTTCCGTGCGTGCGGGTTGTCCCGCACGGTGGAGTTCCTCGACCGGCTCAAGGACTTCGGCTTCGCCAATGCGACGCGCGGTGGCGTCTCCATCGGGATCGAAGACCTGCACATCCCCGGGGAGAAGGAGTCGTTGCTGGAGGAGGCGGAGGAGCGCGTCGAGCGCTTCCAGAAGGCGTACGCGACCGGCAACATCACGAACGGTGAGCGCTACAACAAGGTGATCGACACCTGGACGCACGCGAACTCCGACGTGGCGGATGCCATGGTGAAGGCCATGCGTGAGTCCCTGGGCGGGTTCAACCCGGTGTTCATGATGTTCGACTCCGGCTCGCGCGGTAGCCGCGACCAGATCCGCCAGCTGGCGGGGATGCGCGGGCTGATGGCCAAGCCGCAGAAGAAGCTCACCGGTGGCATCGGCGAAATCATCGAAAGCCCGATCAAGTCCAATTTCCGTGAAGGGCTGTCGGTGCTCGAGTACTTCATCTCGACGCACGGTGCACGGAAAGGACTGGCCGACACCGCGCTCAAGACGGCGGACGCCGGATATCTCACGCGCCGGCTCGTCGACGTGGCGCAGGATGTTACGATCGCTGAGGAGGATTGCGGTACGATCCTCGGGCTCGACATCGCGGCGCTGAAGGAAGGCGAAGACGTGATCGAGGCGCTCTCCGAGCGTATCGTCGGAAACGTGGCGGCGGAGGACGTGATGGACCCGCACGCGCGTGATGAGGCGGGGCGCCCGCTCCTCCTGGTCGAGGCCGGCCAAATGATTGATGAGGAGACGGCACACGTCATCGAGGAGTCGGGGATCGAGACCGTGCGTATTCGCACGGTCCTGACCTGCGAAGCCAAGCGCGGGCTGTGCCGCATGTGTTATGGCCGCAACCTGGCCACGATGGGTATGGTGGACTTGGGCGAGGCCGTGGGCATCATCGCGGCACAGTCGATCGGCGAGCCGGGCACGCAGCTCACGCTGCGTACGTTCCACATCGGTGGGACCGCAGCTCGTATTGCTGAGCAGACGGCGCGCAAGTCGAAGGTCGCAGGCACCATCTCGTTTGGAGATCGCCTGGTGGAGGTCACCAATCCGGAGGGACAGCGCATCGTCACCTCCTACGAGGGCGAGATCATGATCCGCACCTCGAAGGACGCCAATGCCGCCATTGGCGCCCGGTTGGCCGTGCCACTCGGCGCGACCCTGTTCGTGAAGGACGGCGAAGAGGTCAAGAAGGACCAGGTCATCTTCACGTGGGATCCGTACACCAACCCCATCATTGCCGACATTGACGGCGAGCTGCGGTTCGTCGAGATCGTCGAAGGGGACTCGGTGTCCGAGGAACTCGATGAGCTCACCGGCTTGCGCCAGCGCGTGATCATCGAGGATCGCGAGAAGAAGCTGCACCCCCACATCGAGATCTGGCAGACCAAGGGCGGAAAGGAGAAGAAGGTCCGCGACTTCGTCATGCCGATCGGCGCTGTGCTGCTGGCGGAGGACGGCCACCAGATTCACGCCGGCGTCACGATCGCGAAGATCTCACGTGAGGCGTACAAGACGCGGGACATCACGGGCGGCTTGCCGCGCGTGGCGGAGTTGTTCGAGGCGCGAAAGCCGAAGGACCCGGCGACCATCTCGGAGATCGACGGCATCGTGAAGTTCGGCGACATCAAGCGCGGCAAGCGCGAAGTGTACGTGACGCCGGCCCGTGTGGACGGCGGGCAGTGGGTCATGGACGAAGCCGCGGAAGCCCAGTTGTACGAGGTCCCGGCGGGCAAGCACTTGCGCGTGCACGAGGGCGATCGGGTCCGGGCGGGCGACCGCCTCACGGAGGGCCCGGTGAACCCGCACGACATCTTGCGGATCAAGGGCCCGCGGGCCGTGCAGGAGTACCTGCTTAATGAAGTGCAGGAGGTCTATCGCCTGCAGGGCGTGAAGATCAACGACAAGCACATTGGCGTCATCGTGAAGCAGATGCTGCAGAAGGTGCGCATCGTCGATCCAGGCGAAACCGAGCACCTCGAGGGCGAGCACGTGGACAAGCAGGAATTCCGCGAGGTGAACGACAAGGCCAAGAAGAAGAAGATCAAGGCTGCCACGGCCGAGCCGCTCCTGCTCGGGATCACCAAGGCGTCGTTGACCACGCAGTCCTTCATCTCTGCGGCCTCCTTCCAGGAGACCACCCGGGTGCTGACCGACGCCGCGATTCGCGGTGCGCGAGACGACTTGATGGGGCTCAAGGAGAACATCATCATCGGCCACCTCATTCCGGCAGGCACCGGGCAGTTCCGGTACAGCAATGTCGAGATCGAGGGGACGGAGATGCCGACGGCGGAGTTGCCAGGCACGGAGGCACCGTTACCCAGCGTCTTCGCGGCGACCTTCGCCGAGGGGAGCACCTTCTCGTTCGGCGGCAACGACGACGAGTAGGGGACGTGCATCGGCAGTGACGAGGGGCCCGGGTAACCGGGCCCCTCGTCACGTTCTGGCGCTTGACGCCTTGCCATGCTCCCCGGAAGTTGCCGTGGTGAACCCCCGATGGTGGCACCTCGCTCTCGCGCTGCTCGCGGCGGGTCTGGCGTGGCGGCTCGCCCGCACCTTCGTCCGCCGGACGACACGGCGTGCGTTGATCCGCTTTCACCCACGGGTGGACCGCTACAAGCTCACGAACAAGCGACTGATCGTCGCGACACTGCGCGCCGACCCGGAGATCGCCGCCGCCGTGGAGCGTCACGCCGCCGACCACGGCGAGGCGGTCACCACGACCTGGGCCCGGGTGGATCGCTACCTCGATGAGATCGTCCCGTTCTTCAGCATCCTGGCGTACTACAAGGTGGGCTACGCCGTCAGTCGGGTGCTGCTCAATGTGTTCTACAAGGTAAGTGTCGAGTACGAGCGACCCGACCCGTTCCGCGGCCTGCCGCGCGATGCCGTCGTCATTTACCTGATGAACCACCGGTCCAACGCCGACTATGTCGTTGTGGCCTACGCGTTGGCTGGCGACGTGTCGTTGTCGTATGCCGTGGGCGAGTGGGCGCGTGCGTTTCC encodes the following:
- the rpoC gene encoding DNA-directed RNA polymerase subunit beta'; this encodes MIDFRSARETRASAFDFIQVRIASPEEIRGPKDPKERERQEMQGQRTWWSWGEVTKPETINYRSFKPEKDGLFCERIFGPVKDWECHCGKYKRIRYRGVICDRCGVEVTLSKVRRERMGHIELSVPVAHIWFFKTLPSPMGNLLDLTLRDLEKVIYYSNYVVVEPGNQEVRTNELLDEDRYLELKMKAKAEGDTLYHADIGAPAVRELLKRIDVDKVADQLRKAVAVETSQHRKKQQLKRLKIVDAFRTSGDQGGIRNKPEWMILDVVPVIPPDLRPLVPLDGGRFATSDLNDLYRRVINRNNRLQKLITHRAPEVILRNEKRMLQEAVDALFDNGRRSKAIRGRGKRPLKSLSDMLKGKQGRFRQNLLGKRVDYSGRSVIVVGPELKLHQCGLPKAMALELFKPFIIHKLVEKGIAETVKRAKKIVERESPEVYEILEEIIKDHPVLLNRAPTLHRLGIQAFEPVLVEGKAIRIHPLVCAAFNADFDGDQMAVHVPLSFEAQLEARLLMISSNNILKPSDGRPIAEPSQDIVLGCYVATKASQELEKIQKDPKAQVGLKSFGTAGQVEMALANYRVGYHTAIRYFALSKGESSWIITTPGRVLFNAIVPPEVGFQNREMKKKALGELAFETFRACGLSRTVEFLDRLKDFGFANATRGGVSIGIEDLHIPGEKESLLEEAEERVERFQKAYATGNITNGERYNKVIDTWTHANSDVADAMVKAMRESLGGFNPVFMMFDSGSRGSRDQIRQLAGMRGLMAKPQKKLTGGIGEIIESPIKSNFREGLSVLEYFISTHGARKGLADTALKTADAGYLTRRLVDVAQDVTIAEEDCGTILGLDIAALKEGEDVIEALSERIVGNVAAEDVMDPHARDEAGRPLLLVEAGQMIDEETAHVIEESGIETVRIRTVLTCEAKRGLCRMCYGRNLATMGMVDLGEAVGIIAAQSIGEPGTQLTLRTFHIGGTAARIAEQTARKSKVAGTISFGDRLVEVTNPEGQRIVTSYEGEIMIRTSKDANAAIGARLAVPLGATLFVKDGEEVKKDQVIFTWDPYTNPIIADIDGELRFVEIVEGDSVSEELDELTGLRQRVIIEDREKKLHPHIEIWQTKGGKEKKVRDFVMPIGAVLLAEDGHQIHAGVTIAKISREAYKTRDITGGLPRVAELFEARKPKDPATISEIDGIVKFGDIKRGKREVYVTPARVDGGQWVMDEAAEAQLYEVPAGKHLRVHEGDRVRAGDRLTEGPVNPHDILRIKGPRAVQEYLLNEVQEVYRLQGVKINDKHIGVIVKQMLQKVRIVDPGETEHLEGEHVDKQEFREVNDKAKKKKIKAATAEPLLLGITKASLTTQSFISAASFQETTRVLTDAAIRGARDDLMGLKENIIIGHLIPAGTGQFRYSNVEIEGTEMPTAELPGTEAPLPSVFAATFAEGSTFSFGGNDDE